DNA sequence from the Deltaproteobacteria bacterium genome:
CCTTCAGCGCCGCCCCGATCCCCGCCAGAAGACCCCCTCCGCCGACCGGCACGTACACGGATCCGGGCGATCCCACCGAGTCCGCGATCTCCAGCCCGAGTGTGCCCTGCCCGGCGATCACCATGGGATCGTCGTAAGGATGGACTACGGTGAGCCCGGTTTCCCCGGCAAGGGCGAGCGCATGCCGCGATGCTTCCTCGAACGTCTCTCCGTGCAGGACGATCCTGGTGTTCGCACCGCCTTCCCGCTGTGCGGCGGCCGATTTCGAAACTGGCGCCCAGACGGGCATAACGAGCGTCGCGGGAATCCCCGCGCATAGTGCTGCTCGCGCCACCCCCCGCGCATGGTTCCCCGCGCTGGCCGCGATAACGCCGCGCACTTTCGTACGGTCGAGGGAAAGGACCTTGCTCGCCGCCCCCCGGATCTTGAACGAGCCCGAATTCTGCAAGTTCTCCAGCTTGGAGTAGACCTTTCCCCCGAACCGGGCCGAAAGGGGATCCTCTTCCACGAACGGAGTAGGATAGGCCAACCGGTAAACCCGCTCCCGCGCCGCCAGCACGTCCTTGTACCCGAAGTCCATGTCTTTCTCCGAAGACGCAGATTCCGCTATTGTACGATCGTTAATTCGTCTGCGTGGATGCGTCGAAACTTGTACAGTGTATCCGTCCACGAAAAAAAATTCTTGACACGCTTTACTGTTGATTGTTATATGTGAGCAACCGTTTCAATAAAGGGGTCGTACTTGTCGGTTTCACCGGAAACGAATTCAGGCGGCGCAAGGTCGGAGAAGGCGGTGTTCATCGACGGCGCAAGCGTGCGCGCTGCCCGGATCGCCATCCCGAGCGACAGGATGGTTCGCGCCCTTGCCGAAACCTTCGGCGCGCTTAGCGACCCCACCCGCGTCCGTATCATTTCCGTCCTGACGGGACAGGAACTCTGCGTGTTCGACCTGGCCCGCCTGCTGGGCCTTACCGGTTCCGCCGTATCGCACCAGCTGCGGCTTCTGCGCGGCCAACGCCTGGTCAAGTACCGCAAGGAAGGCAAGATCGCCTTTTATTCTCTGGACGACGACCATATACGACACCTCATGGAAGAGTGCATCAAACACGTCACCGTGGAATGATATTTTTTTCTTCCATGGATGAAACGTATGCTCAGTTGTTTGAAGCGATGCGATTGCACGGATGT
Encoded proteins:
- a CDS encoding helix-turn-helix transcriptional regulator, producing the protein MVRALAETFGALSDPTRVRIISVLTGQELCVFDLARLLGLTGSAVSHQLRLLRGQRLVKYRKEGKIAFYSLDDDHIRHLMEECIKHVTVE